A genomic window from Dechloromonas sp. A34 includes:
- a CDS encoding caspase family protein, which produces MSKKALCIGINNYPGTHMDLQGCVNDAQDWATALAARGYATTSLLDSQATKAAMVAAMSDVIGAAVKGDTVVITFSGHGTYQPDTDGDEADGLDEALCPYDIQLQHAALTDDEIHDIFLSRKAGVRLLLISDSCHSGTVTRAAPAEPEADGPRPRFMPMGNWLPDDQLPKNRSGGVAAHVAAPSSASPFLRAYSRQLGDLLISGCKEGPNNFSYDARINGRFNGAFTYYALKTLKDMKPGATYSAWHKAIVKYLPSASYPQSPQLVGSRTARGLKIFE; this is translated from the coding sequence ATGAGCAAGAAAGCACTCTGCATCGGCATCAACAACTACCCCGGCACGCACATGGACCTGCAAGGCTGCGTCAATGATGCCCAGGACTGGGCGACCGCCCTCGCCGCCCGCGGTTACGCCACCACCAGCCTGCTCGACAGCCAGGCCACCAAGGCCGCCATGGTGGCGGCGATGAGCGACGTGATCGGCGCCGCGGTCAAGGGCGACACCGTCGTCATCACCTTCTCCGGCCACGGCACCTACCAGCCGGACACCGATGGCGACGAAGCCGACGGCCTCGATGAAGCGCTCTGCCCCTACGATATCCAACTCCAGCATGCCGCGCTCACCGACGACGAGATTCACGACATTTTCCTGAGCCGCAAGGCCGGTGTCCGCCTGCTCCTGATTTCGGACAGTTGCCACTCCGGCACCGTGACCCGGGCCGCGCCCGCCGAGCCGGAGGCCGACGGGCCGCGACCGCGCTTCATGCCGATGGGCAACTGGCTGCCCGACGATCAGTTGCCCAAGAACCGTTCCGGCGGCGTGGCCGCCCATGTCGCCGCGCCGAGCAGTGCCTCGCCCTTCCTCCGCGCCTACTCCCGGCAACTCGGCGACCTGCTGATTTCGGGCTGCAAGGAGGGCCCGAACAACTTCAGCTACGACGCCCGGATCAACGGGCGCTTCAACGGTGCCTTCACCTATTACGCCCTGAAGACGCTCAAGGACATGAAACCGGGCGCCACCTACTCGGCCTGGCACAAGGCCATCGTCAAGTACCTGCCGTCGGCCAGCTATCCGCAGAGCCCGCAACTGGTGGGCAGCCGAACCGCCCGCGGCCTGAAGATATTTGAATAG
- the cysW gene encoding sulfate ABC transporter permease subunit CysW: protein MAATISLHLGPTHAERYESNPATRESAWVKWTIIGISLTFFALFLLMPLVVVFYEALRKGWDAYLVALVEPDALSAIRLTLIAALISVPLNLVFGVAAAWAIAKFEFPGKSFLITLIDLPFSVSPVVAGLIFVLVFGRTGWLGSWFIDNDMKVVFAVPGIVLATIFVTFPFVARELIPLMEAQGRDEEEASTVLGASGWQTFWHVTIPNVKWGLLYGVILCNARAMGEFGAVSVVSGHIRGETNTMPLHVEIVYSEYKFAAAFAVASLLAILALLTLVIKSFIEWRAAQAASETADG, encoded by the coding sequence ATGGCGGCGACAATTTCTCTCCATCTCGGGCCGACGCATGCCGAGCGCTATGAAAGCAATCCGGCGACCCGGGAAAGCGCCTGGGTCAAATGGACCATCATCGGCATCTCGCTGACCTTCTTCGCCCTGTTCCTGCTGATGCCGCTGGTCGTTGTCTTCTACGAGGCGCTGCGCAAGGGCTGGGACGCCTATCTGGTCGCACTGGTCGAGCCGGACGCGCTGAGTGCGATCCGCCTGACCCTGATCGCGGCCCTGATCTCGGTGCCGCTCAATTTGGTGTTCGGCGTCGCCGCCGCCTGGGCGATCGCCAAGTTCGAATTCCCCGGCAAGTCCTTCCTGATCACGCTGATCGACCTGCCATTCTCGGTGTCGCCGGTGGTCGCCGGGCTGATCTTCGTGCTTGTCTTCGGGCGGACCGGTTGGCTGGGTTCCTGGTTCATCGACAACGACATGAAGGTCGTCTTCGCGGTGCCCGGCATCGTTCTGGCAACCATCTTCGTGACCTTTCCGTTCGTCGCCCGCGAGTTGATCCCCTTGATGGAAGCGCAGGGCAGGGACGAGGAGGAGGCATCGACGGTGCTCGGGGCCTCCGGCTGGCAGACCTTCTGGCATGTCACGATCCCCAATGTCAAATGGGGCCTGCTCTACGGAGTGATCCTCTGTAATGCCCGGGCGATGGGCGAGTTCGGCGCCGTCTCGGTGGTTTCCGGCCACATCCGCGGCGAAACCAACACCATGCCGCTGCATGTCGAGATCGTCTACAGCGAGTACAAGTTCGCCGCCGCCTTCGCCGTCGCCTCGCTGCTGGCGATCCTCGCGCTGCTGACGCTGGTCATCAAGAGTTTCATCGAATGGCGGGCCGCCCAGGCGGCCAGCGAAACCGCCGACGGGTGA
- a CDS encoding phytochelatin synthase family protein: MHWSLLPIRIVSALLLAGTLLPAALARDESSPVRIPVLVPFASPEGLDRLARAAGRSDFAPLSNQFEAQVTIAFCGPTSAAIVLNALDPQGMGAPRDRSRLIPADGLYLPKDLELTVRRHTQESVIATGKKTRAQVFGEPSMINGKVLRDGGYQLRQLDDLLQAHKIRTRLVIADEQKAEAEIRKDLIDNLNRAGDFVIVNYHRGAVGQTGGGHISPLGAYDAASDSVLILDVNPSHHPWVWMPLATLIQGMRTRDAVENRGYILVQSQ; encoded by the coding sequence ATGCATTGGTCTCTATTGCCAATCCGTATCGTATCGGCACTGCTGTTAGCCGGTACGCTGCTCCCCGCGGCGCTGGCTCGTGACGAATCATCGCCGGTACGGATACCGGTCCTCGTTCCCTTTGCCTCGCCGGAAGGCCTGGATCGATTGGCTCGGGCCGCCGGCAGGAGCGACTTCGCCCCTTTATCCAACCAGTTTGAAGCACAGGTGACGATTGCCTTTTGTGGGCCGACCTCGGCGGCGATCGTCCTGAACGCGCTGGACCCGCAGGGGATGGGGGCGCCCCGCGATCGCAGCCGCTTGATCCCGGCGGATGGTCTTTATCTGCCCAAGGACCTGGAATTGACGGTTCGCAGGCACACCCAGGAAAGCGTTATCGCCACGGGTAAGAAAACAAGGGCACAAGTCTTTGGCGAACCGTCCATGATCAATGGCAAGGTTCTCCGTGATGGTGGCTATCAGTTGCGCCAACTCGATGACCTGCTCCAGGCGCACAAAATTCGCACCCGCCTGGTCATCGCGGACGAGCAGAAAGCTGAGGCCGAGATTCGCAAGGATCTGATCGACAATCTCAACCGTGCAGGGGATTTCGTGATCGTCAATTACCACCGGGGGGCTGTTGGACAAACCGGCGGGGGGCATATCTCGCCGCTGGGTGCCTATGATGCGGCATCGGATTCGGTGCTCATCCTGGATGTGAATCCGAGCCATCACCCTTGGGTCTGGATGCCCTTGGCGACCCTCATCCAGGGGATGCGGACCAGGGATGCGGTGGAGAATCGCGGCTACATTCTGGTTCAATCCCAGTAG
- a CDS encoding sulfate ABC transporter substrate-binding protein codes for MPINTIRRSLIALALGAALGGNALADVSLLNVSYDPTRELYQEYNAAFARHWKAKTGETVTFKASHGGSGKQARAVIDGLDADVVTLALAADIDAIADKGLLARDWQKKLPLNASPYASTIVLLVRKGNPKGIKDWGDLVKPGVEVITPNPKTSGGARWNYLAAWAYAKNLKGGSDETAKDFVKKLYGNVKVLDSGARGSTTTFVERNIGDVLIAWENEAYLSLKELGPDKFEIVTPSVSILAEPPVAVVDKIVDKKGTRKVATEYLNYLYSAEGQEIAGKNYYRPTDKKVAAKFAKQFANLKLFTIDKEFDGWDKAQNTHFADGGTFDHIYAK; via the coding sequence ATGCCAATCAACACCATCCGTCGCAGCCTGATCGCTCTCGCCCTGGGGGCCGCCCTCGGCGGCAATGCCCTGGCCGACGTCTCGCTGCTCAATGTTTCCTACGATCCGACCCGGGAGCTCTACCAGGAGTACAACGCCGCCTTCGCCAGGCACTGGAAGGCGAAGACCGGCGAAACGGTGACCTTCAAGGCCTCGCATGGCGGTTCCGGCAAGCAGGCGCGGGCGGTCATCGATGGCCTCGACGCCGACGTCGTGACCCTGGCGCTGGCCGCCGACATCGACGCAATCGCCGACAAGGGGCTGCTCGCCAGGGATTGGCAGAAGAAGCTGCCGCTGAATGCCTCACCCTATGCCTCGACCATCGTCCTGCTGGTTCGCAAGGGCAACCCGAAGGGCATCAAGGACTGGGGCGACTTGGTCAAGCCGGGTGTCGAAGTCATCACCCCGAATCCCAAGACCTCCGGCGGCGCCCGCTGGAACTACCTGGCCGCCTGGGCCTACGCCAAGAACCTGAAGGGCGGCTCCGATGAAACCGCCAAGGACTTCGTCAAGAAGCTCTACGGCAACGTCAAAGTGCTCGACTCCGGCGCCCGCGGTTCGACCACGACCTTCGTCGAACGCAACATCGGCGACGTCCTGATCGCCTGGGAAAACGAGGCCTACCTGTCGCTCAAGGAACTCGGCCCGGACAAGTTCGAGATCGTCACGCCGTCGGTTTCCATCCTGGCCGAACCGCCGGTGGCCGTGGTCGACAAGATCGTCGACAAGAAGGGTACACGCAAGGTGGCGACCGAGTACCTGAACTACCTGTACTCGGCAGAAGGCCAGGAAATCGCCGGCAAGAACTACTACCGTCCGACCGACAAGAAGGTCGCCGCCAAGTTTGCCAAGCAGTTCGCCAACCTCAAGCTTTTCACCATCGACAAGGAATTCGATGGCTGGGACAAGGCGCAGAACACCCACTTCGCCGATGGTGGCACCTTCGACCATATCTACGCGAAGTGA
- a CDS encoding alpha/beta hydrolase family protein: MKSLHLVLCFLVTLMPPVQAQEVLRDLPASIDVNKKYLFFQHGLSVEQLGPDSYSKEFRKTYDTTGLTNAFAKAGYVVIAEFRPKGSRVPAYADKISGQITQLLTTGVPPKNIAVVGHSKGGYITIATATRLANPGIHYAILAGCALPSARNIGGADARATYEKLIADTQGQLKGRILSQYDTTDDWMGSCKDLQAANAGLTIEETAIQSGYAAGMGHSLFYTPEPIWFEPLVKWLAQ, translated from the coding sequence ATGAAGTCGCTTCATCTGGTTTTATGCTTTTTGGTTACTCTGATGCCCCCCGTCCAAGCGCAGGAGGTGTTGCGCGACCTGCCTGCCAGCATCGACGTCAATAAGAAGTATCTGTTCTTCCAACATGGCCTGTCCGTTGAACAACTCGGCCCTGACAGTTACAGCAAGGAATTCCGCAAGACCTACGATACGACAGGCCTCACCAATGCTTTTGCCAAAGCGGGCTACGTCGTCATTGCCGAGTTCCGTCCTAAAGGTAGTCGCGTCCCTGCCTACGCCGACAAGATTTCTGGTCAGATCACGCAATTGCTGACCACAGGTGTTCCACCGAAAAACATCGCCGTTGTGGGGCACTCGAAAGGTGGCTACATCACCATTGCGACCGCAACCCGACTAGCCAACCCCGGCATCCACTACGCCATTCTGGCTGGCTGTGCATTGCCGTCGGCACGCAATATCGGTGGTGCGGATGCTCGTGCAACCTACGAAAAACTGATTGCCGACACCCAAGGGCAATTGAAGGGTCGCATCCTCTCGCAATACGACACGACGGATGATTGGATGGGCAGTTGCAAGGATCTGCAAGCAGCCAATGCTGGCCTGACGATTGAGGAAACCGCCATCCAGAGTGGTTACGCCGCGGGCATGGGGCACAGCCTTTTCTACACGCCGGAACCGATCTGGTTCGAGCCTCTGGTCAAGTGGCTGGCTCAGTGA
- the cysT gene encoding sulfate ABC transporter permease subunit CysT, which yields MSRRHALPGFNLSLGYTLTWLSLIVLIPLAAVFIKTAELTLEQFWYVVTTPRVVASYKLTFGASLAAAAINAVFGLLLAWSLVRYTFPGKKVVDSLVDLPFALPTAVAGIALTALWAGNGWIGRIVEQFGIKVAFTPLGVLLALVFIGLPFVVRTVQPVLEDLEVEIEEAASSLGANRWQTIRQVIFPTLLPALLTGFALSFARAVGEYGSVIFIAGNIPLVSEITPLMIITKLEQYDYRGATAIAAVMLVVSFILLITINSLQAWTAKRTGKAK from the coding sequence ATGAGCCGCCGCCATGCCTTGCCCGGCTTCAACCTGTCGCTGGGCTATACGCTGACCTGGCTATCGCTGATTGTCCTGATCCCGCTGGCGGCGGTCTTCATCAAGACCGCCGAACTGACGCTGGAACAGTTCTGGTACGTGGTCACGACGCCGCGTGTCGTCGCTTCCTACAAGCTGACTTTCGGCGCTTCGCTGGCGGCGGCGGCGATCAATGCCGTCTTCGGCCTGCTGCTCGCCTGGAGCTTGGTGCGCTATACCTTTCCGGGCAAGAAGGTCGTCGATTCGCTGGTCGACCTGCCGTTTGCATTGCCAACCGCCGTCGCCGGGATCGCACTGACTGCGCTGTGGGCCGGCAATGGCTGGATCGGCCGTATCGTCGAGCAGTTCGGCATCAAGGTCGCCTTCACGCCGCTCGGCGTCCTGCTCGCCCTGGTCTTCATCGGTCTGCCCTTTGTCGTGCGCACCGTGCAGCCGGTCCTCGAGGATCTCGAAGTGGAGATCGAGGAGGCGGCTTCCAGCCTGGGCGCCAATCGCTGGCAGACGATCCGCCAGGTGATCTTTCCAACGCTCCTCCCGGCGCTGCTCACCGGCTTCGCGCTGTCTTTCGCCCGCGCCGTCGGGGAATACGGCTCGGTCATCTTCATCGCCGGCAACATTCCGCTGGTTTCCGAAATCACCCCGCTGATGATCATCACCAAGCTGGAACAGTACGACTATCGGGGCGCCACGGCGATCGCCGCGGTCATGCTGGTGGTTTCCTTCATCCTGCTCATCACCATCAACAGCCTCCAGGCATGGACGGCCAAACGTACCGGGAAAGCAAAATAA
- a CDS encoding tetratricopeptide repeat protein, which yields MRLHVFIAMPFGVKADGNGKLIDFEQVYAQLLKPALEDAGLEVLRADEEQAAGDIRADMFQELLMADLVVADLTLDNPNVWYELGVRHALRARGVILVQGPRATQPFDIYTDRKMHYHLRDGAPDPDTLAAERRALCEMARETLRAWHGRKSSPVYALLPNLEEPAWNRLRVGAALEYWEQYQEWAIRIEVARNGDRPEDILVLADEAPVTALRVEAHLKAGEALRRMQHFHFALEQLELALAFDPDNYEALRQRGICLQRIGRIDEARAVYQQLIALDPDDVGAWDLMGRLDKEEWVAAWRIPGHSVEQMRSDAAYEDALLRQAIDSYSTAFRVCPGDYFSGISAVFLMHAYHALTGDPRYLAEAATMAGGVAWGASCERDEAKRYWAKANLGGLSLLQDDPALVRAAYKEAIVHADNDWLALESTLSHLRVLNDLGFRPENVQMAICTIERAMQRMVPPEYHWQPDRVFLFSGHMIDSPERPEPRFPADKEAIAAARISEVLDALEAGPNDLAIAQGASGGDLLFGEACLARGVRFQMLLPLAEPEFIEASVLPATDGENWRRRYYALRDKLTLPIRIMPDALGPLPQDREGRTMDPFVRCNLWLLYSALTQGISRVRFICLWNGGGGDGAGGTAHMVREVKRRTGQVTWLDTRQLW from the coding sequence ATGAGACTTCATGTCTTTATCGCCATGCCCTTCGGTGTCAAAGCCGACGGTAACGGCAAGCTGATCGACTTCGAACAGGTCTATGCGCAACTGCTCAAGCCCGCGCTCGAGGATGCCGGCCTCGAAGTATTACGCGCCGACGAGGAACAGGCCGCCGGCGACATCCGCGCCGACATGTTCCAGGAACTGCTGATGGCCGACCTCGTGGTCGCCGACCTGACGCTGGACAATCCCAATGTCTGGTACGAACTCGGCGTGCGCCACGCCTTGCGGGCGCGCGGTGTCATTCTCGTGCAGGGGCCGCGGGCGACACAGCCGTTTGACATCTATACCGACCGCAAGATGCACTATCACCTGCGTGACGGCGCACCCGATCCCGACACCCTGGCCGCCGAGCGCCGGGCGCTCTGCGAAATGGCGCGCGAGACCCTGCGCGCCTGGCACGGCCGCAAGAGCAGCCCGGTTTACGCGCTCCTGCCCAACCTCGAGGAACCGGCCTGGAACCGGCTGCGGGTCGGCGCAGCGCTCGAGTACTGGGAGCAGTACCAGGAATGGGCGATCCGCATCGAAGTCGCGCGTAATGGCGATCGCCCCGAAGACATCCTGGTGCTGGCCGACGAGGCACCGGTCACGGCGCTGCGCGTCGAAGCCCACCTGAAGGCGGGGGAAGCGCTGCGCCGCATGCAGCACTTCCATTTCGCCCTCGAACAACTCGAACTGGCCCTCGCCTTCGACCCCGACAACTACGAGGCACTCCGCCAGCGGGGCATCTGCCTGCAGCGCATCGGCCGCATCGACGAAGCGCGCGCCGTCTATCAGCAACTGATCGCCCTCGATCCCGACGATGTCGGCGCCTGGGATCTGATGGGCCGCCTCGATAAGGAGGAATGGGTTGCCGCCTGGCGCATCCCCGGTCACAGCGTCGAGCAGATGCGCAGCGATGCCGCCTACGAAGATGCCCTGCTCCGCCAGGCGATCGACAGTTACAGCACCGCCTTCCGCGTCTGCCCGGGCGATTACTTCTCGGGGATCAGTGCCGTCTTTCTCATGCACGCCTATCACGCTCTGACCGGCGACCCCCGCTACCTGGCCGAAGCCGCCACCATGGCCGGCGGCGTCGCCTGGGGCGCCAGTTGCGAGCGCGACGAGGCAAAACGCTACTGGGCCAAGGCCAACCTCGGCGGCCTCTCCCTTCTGCAGGATGACCCGGCGCTGGTTCGGGCCGCCTACAAGGAAGCCATCGTCCATGCCGACAACGACTGGCTGGCCCTCGAATCGACGCTCTCCCACCTGCGCGTACTGAACGATCTGGGCTTCCGCCCGGAGAACGTGCAGATGGCCATCTGCACCATCGAGCGGGCCATGCAGCGGATGGTTCCGCCGGAATACCACTGGCAACCCGACCGGGTCTTTCTCTTTTCCGGCCACATGATCGACAGTCCTGAGCGGCCCGAACCGCGCTTTCCGGCCGACAAGGAGGCGATCGCCGCGGCCCGCATCAGCGAAGTGCTCGATGCCCTGGAGGCTGGCCCCAACGACCTCGCCATCGCCCAGGGCGCCTCGGGCGGCGACCTGCTCTTCGGCGAAGCCTGCCTCGCCCGCGGCGTCCGCTTCCAGATGCTGCTGCCGCTCGCCGAGCCGGAATTCATCGAAGCCTCGGTATTGCCGGCCACCGACGGCGAAAACTGGCGACGGCGCTACTACGCCCTGCGCGACAAACTGACCCTGCCCATCCGCATCATGCCCGATGCCCTCGGCCCGCTGCCCCAGGACCGCGAGGGACGCACCATGGACCCCTTCGTACGTTGCAATTTATGGCTGCTCTACAGCGCCCTGACCCAGGGCATCTCGCGCGTCCGCTTCATCTGCCTGTGGAACGGCGGCGGCGGCGATGGCGCCGGCGGCACCGCCCACATGGTCCGCGAAGTCAAGCGACGGACCGGCCAGGTGACCTGGCTCGATACGCGACAACTGTGGTGA